The following proteins are encoded in a genomic region of Maribacter hydrothermalis:
- a CDS encoding amidohydrolase family protein, translating into MIIDSHQHFWKYDPIRDSWIDNTMKIIQRDFLPSDLKPVLSRNNVDGCIAVQADQSENETKFLLKLAAENNFIKGVVGWVDLCDNNVNKRLEHFAENKLFKGVRHILQSEKEDFILDHGFMGGIQKLAPLDLTYDILVFPHQLENITKLVSKFPDQKFVLDHIAKPLIKSGEINDWRLAIKALSKNPNVHCKLSGLATEANWSNWINQDFTPYLDAVFEAFGTNRLMFGSDWPVCLLAGSYSRNKKIITSYIKQLNNSEQEQIMGLNAINFYGLNTH; encoded by the coding sequence ATGATTATTGACAGCCATCAGCATTTTTGGAAGTATGACCCAATTAGAGATAGTTGGATAGATAACACTATGAAAATCATTCAGCGCGATTTTTTACCTAGTGACTTAAAACCTGTACTTTCTAGAAATAATGTTGATGGCTGTATTGCAGTACAGGCTGATCAGTCTGAAAACGAAACGAAATTCTTACTTAAACTGGCTGCTGAAAACAATTTTATAAAAGGTGTTGTAGGTTGGGTTGATCTTTGTGATAACAATGTAAACAAACGCTTAGAGCATTTTGCTGAAAACAAACTTTTTAAAGGTGTTAGACATATATTACAATCAGAAAAAGAGGATTTTATTTTAGACCATGGATTTATGGGTGGTATTCAAAAATTGGCTCCATTAGATTTAACCTATGATATTTTAGTTTTTCCACACCAATTAGAAAATATCACGAAGCTAGTCTCAAAATTTCCTGACCAAAAATTTGTTCTAGATCATATTGCAAAGCCTCTTATAAAATCTGGGGAAATAAATGACTGGAGATTAGCAATCAAAGCTCTTTCCAAAAACCCAAATGTTCATTGTAAGCTTTCAGGTTTAGCCACCGAAGCTAATTGGAGCAATTGGATAAATCAGGATTTTACACCTTATTTAGATGCGGTTTTTGAAGCTTTTGGTACAAATCGCCTGATGTTCGGTTCCGATTGGCCCGTTTGCCTTTTAGCTGGTAGTTATTCTAGAAACAAAAAGATAATTACATCTTATATCAAGCAATTAAACAATTCAGAACAAGAACAAATAATGGGTTTAAATGCCATTAATTTTTACGGATTAAATACTCATTAA